One window from the genome of Breoghania sp. L-A4 encodes:
- the rlmJ gene encoding 23S rRNA (adenine(2030)-N(6))-methyltransferase RlmJ, whose product MNYRHAYHAGNFADVLKHIVLAAIVEHLKGKESAFRLIDSHAGIGVYDLGSVEAQKTGEWRDGIGRLMAAKPPAPVAAVLAPYLDVVRALNPDGPLTRYPGSPEIARRLARKQDRLTLVELHPDDQATLAARYGGDHQIKLIELDAWLAMRSFVPPKEKRGAVLIDPAFEDTDEYVHLASALFKATRRWSNGTYAAWYPIKTQTTINHFYQMMIDTGIRNILRVELNVGRASTNGPMKSCGMLIINPPWTLEASLRMAMPWLTKTLAQSSGARHFIDWLVPE is encoded by the coding sequence ATGAACTATCGCCACGCCTACCACGCGGGAAACTTCGCCGATGTGCTCAAGCACATTGTCCTTGCCGCCATCGTCGAACATCTCAAGGGCAAGGAATCCGCCTTCCGGCTGATCGACAGCCACGCCGGCATCGGCGTCTATGATCTCGGCAGCGTGGAGGCGCAGAAGACCGGCGAATGGCGCGACGGCATCGGCCGTCTGATGGCGGCCAAACCGCCGGCGCCTGTCGCCGCGGTGCTCGCGCCCTATCTTGACGTGGTGCGCGCGCTCAACCCCGACGGGCCGTTGACCCGGTACCCGGGTTCTCCGGAAATCGCCCGCAGGCTTGCGCGCAAGCAAGACCGGCTGACACTGGTCGAGTTGCACCCTGACGATCAGGCGACTCTGGCAGCACGCTATGGCGGCGATCACCAGATCAAGCTCATCGAGCTCGACGCCTGGCTGGCGATGCGCAGTTTCGTGCCGCCGAAGGAAAAGCGCGGCGCGGTTCTGATCGATCCGGCGTTTGAGGACACTGACGAATACGTCCATCTCGCCAGCGCCCTGTTCAAGGCGACCCGGCGCTGGTCGAACGGCACCTACGCCGCCTGGTATCCGATCAAGACGCAGACGACGATCAACCATTTTTATCAGATGATGATCGACACAGGCATCCGCAACATCCTGCGCGTCGAGTTGAATGTGGGGCGCGCCTCCACCAACGGGCCGATGAAATCCTGCGGCATGCTGATCATCAATCCGCCGTGGACACTGGAGGCCTCGCTGCGCATGGCAATGCCCTGGCTGACGAAGACGCTGGCGCAAAGCAGCGGCGCGCGTCATTTCATCGACTGGCTTGTTCCGGAATGA